The Streptococcus oralis region GGCATTGGAGGAGGTCTATGCAATTTAGCTAACCTACTTCATCTTTTAATCGTCCATAGCCCTATGGAAATTACGGAATTCCATGCTCATTCGGATGCACTGGATCCAGACAAGGACACACGAAAACCATTTTCTAACGGAACGTCTGTTCAATATAATCATCAGGACTATCGTTTCAAAAACAACACTGAACAAATCATTCAGCTACGAATATGGGTAGAAAATGAAATTCTATTTGGAGAATTACGTAGCGAATCACAATTCCCCTTCACTTATCAAATTGTTGAAGAAAATCACCACTTCAAAAAAGAAGGGGACCATTACTATCGTAACTCTTTGATTTATCGTGAAAAACTGGACCGTATCACTGAACAGACTTTGGAAAAAGAGCTTGTTCTGAAAAATCATTCAAAAGTAATGTATGATCCTGATCTTATCCCTAAAGAAATGATTAAACAATAATCTGAATCCTTTTATTTTCCAATCTATAGTATTCAGATTAAAAGTTAAAAAGGAACTTTTATGAACTCACCTAAATTAATTGTTATGCTGACGCATAATGATCACACTATTGAAAATGCACGTGACATCTTCGAAGTATGTAAGAATTCTAAGGCTCAATGTTGGGGTTTTAAAGAAAGACCTCTCCCAATTTCAGAAATGAAGGCTCTATTTTCAGAAATGAAGGCTTGTGGTAAAACTACTTTTCTTGAAGTTGTTGAGTATGATGAAGAAAGTGGACTTCACGGTGCACAGATTGCAAAAGAATGTGGGTGTGATGTGTTGATGGGAACAGTTTTCTTTGATTCTATCAACCAGTTTTGCAAAGATAACCAAATCAAATATATGCCATTTGTTGGCCAAATCACTGGACGTCCATCTGTTCTTGAAGGTTCCATAGAAAGTATGATTGCACAAGCGAGAGAATACCTTGAAAAAGGTGTCTACGGTATCGATTTGCTAGGTTATCGATACAC contains the following coding sequences:
- a CDS encoding VanW family protein, whose protein sequence is MVFWNKDLLFCEISPITYKISLKKENLKRHIQNFKQGKKFSKVRQEKLLPNLVSSYSTQLIKHGPGIDINLQKGKATNIQIAAQTLNHIMIYPGEEFSFWSLVGNITKRKGYQEGRVIVNEKVQSGIGGGLCNLANLLHLLIVHSPMEITEFHAHSDALDPDKDTRKPFSNGTSVQYNHQDYRFKNNTEQIIQLRIWVENEILFGELRSESQFPFTYQIVEENHHFKKEGDHYYRNSLIYREKLDRITEQTLEKELVLKNHSKVMYDPDLIPKEMIKQ